The following proteins are encoded in a genomic region of Gimesia algae:
- a CDS encoding beta-ketoacyl-[acyl-carrier-protein] synthase family protein, which translates to MQTNGFALTEVVDLADHTDLFELLDNESVYTLSHQGFSAGFSSVKAISRSTGIETRRLLQPDLSPLDIATAIAEKLQLTVGFDWADCPAILLCHSHTRNQSARQLCDQLSEKLGVPSERFIALNYGCVGFIELLNRASRLLLDQPAGVHIPLLTVETPEHWHDSSDKAFCGIVSAGATGTTLWSGPGHTLLHVETSTEYIPDERRKADMPLFWTEQGDMYDFRGQPEHKLVMHMDGESVFLNGVDLMLEACLKSYEEVSGTTERILIAPHQPSGKLLKAMIAAAKQIPISADFLNNLPNYGNSISSTIPTILARLDEVVENNDHAPVNPGDLILLPAAGICMDRLTDSMCIGRAALRWQPGRYRDES; encoded by the coding sequence ATGCAGACCAATGGATTTGCACTGACAGAAGTCGTAGATCTGGCAGATCACACAGATCTGTTTGAACTATTAGATAATGAAAGTGTCTATACGCTCTCTCACCAGGGTTTCAGCGCGGGTTTTTCCAGCGTGAAAGCGATCAGTCGCTCTACGGGCATCGAAACACGACGCCTGCTGCAGCCGGATCTTTCACCACTGGATATCGCGACTGCGATTGCAGAAAAACTGCAACTGACCGTCGGCTTTGACTGGGCTGACTGTCCGGCAATCCTGCTGTGCCATTCGCATACCCGCAACCAGTCTGCCCGTCAGCTGTGCGATCAGCTCTCTGAAAAACTGGGGGTCCCCTCCGAGCGATTTATCGCCTTAAACTACGGCTGCGTCGGATTTATCGAGCTGCTGAACCGTGCCTCCAGGCTGCTTTTAGACCAGCCCGCCGGCGTGCACATTCCCCTGTTGACCGTCGAAACCCCCGAACACTGGCATGATTCCTCAGACAAGGCATTCTGCGGGATCGTTTCTGCCGGCGCTACTGGCACGACGTTGTGGAGTGGTCCCGGACATACCCTGCTGCATGTCGAAACATCAACCGAATATATTCCTGACGAACGCCGAAAAGCAGATATGCCTCTGTTCTGGACCGAACAGGGAGATATGTACGACTTCCGGGGACAGCCGGAGCATAAACTCGTCATGCATATGGATGGCGAATCCGTGTTTCTGAACGGCGTTGATCTGATGCTCGAAGCCTGTCTGAAGTCGTACGAAGAAGTTTCCGGCACAACGGAACGTATTCTGATTGCCCCCCATCAGCCCAGTGGCAAACTGTTAAAAGCCATGATCGCTGCGGCAAAGCAGATTCCCATTTCCGCCGACTTCCTCAACAATCTGCCGAACTATGGGAATTCGATCTCATCAACGATTCCCACCATTCTGGCGCGGCTGGATGAAGTGGTGGAAAATAACGATCATGCTCCTGTGAATCCCGGAGATCTGATCCTGCTGCCCGCAGCAGGCATCTGCATGGATCGCCTGACAGACTCGATGTGTATTGGTCGTGCGGCATTGAGATGGCAGCCTGGTCGTTACCGGGACGAATCGTAA
- the lptB gene encoding LPS export ABC transporter ATP-binding protein, producing MALLECVGLVKDYPGKRAVDGVDFFVERGEIVGLLGPNGAGKTTTFRMACGMVAPTKGRVYLEGNDVTKWPMYKRARQGMGYLPQDESVFVKLSIEQNIYAILEFLDVTRKQRHETVDRLLDQFGLTAKRKQIASTLSGGERRRLEIARCLGSSPELILLDEPFTGIDPVTIHDIQDIIADLRDDGISILLTDHRERETLTITDRSYIISAGQVLVSGDAETVLSDASAQALYFGKRFDKGSIIEGREAFGTRGADREAA from the coding sequence ATGGCATTACTGGAATGTGTGGGTCTGGTGAAAGATTATCCTGGCAAACGGGCCGTGGATGGTGTCGACTTCTTCGTGGAGCGGGGCGAGATCGTCGGGCTGCTCGGCCCGAACGGAGCCGGCAAAACGACCACCTTCCGTATGGCTTGTGGGATGGTTGCTCCGACCAAAGGCCGCGTGTATCTCGAAGGCAATGACGTGACGAAGTGGCCTATGTATAAACGGGCCCGGCAAGGCATGGGCTACCTGCCTCAGGATGAAAGCGTCTTTGTGAAACTTTCAATCGAGCAGAACATTTATGCCATTCTCGAATTTCTGGATGTAACCCGCAAGCAGAGGCATGAAACGGTTGACCGACTGCTGGACCAGTTTGGTCTGACAGCGAAACGCAAACAGATTGCTTCCACACTGTCCGGGGGAGAAAGGCGACGGCTGGAAATCGCACGCTGCCTGGGCAGTTCTCCCGAACTGATCCTGCTCGATGAACCTTTTACCGGGATTGACCCGGTCACGATCCATGACATTCAGGACATCATCGCTGATCTGCGCGATGACGGCATTTCGATCCTGCTGACCGACCACCGGGAACGGGAGACGTTAACCATTACCGACCGCAGTTATATCATTTCCGCTGGACAGGTACTGGTCAGCGGAGACGCGGAAACCGTGCTCAGTGATGCTTCTGCCCAAGCCCTCTATTTTGGGAAACGGTTCGACAAAGGTTCGATCATCGAAGGGCGGGAAGCCTTCGGTACACGTGGTGCTGATCGCGAGGCTGCGTGA
- the lepB gene encoding signal peptidase I, producing MAKKIEKAKLKKVSNEQVEKSNTEPEQGKSRHNEMRDTIESIIIALVFAFVFRAYSAEAFVIPTGSMAPTLYGRHKELHCAECGVKYAVGASDELVEKSEYYLPDNKVTGAFCPNCRYYTNLQDAMPFTGDRIIVNKFPFDYGDPGRWDVIVFKYPEASQTNYIKRLVGLPGEELQISRGDVYARKNEKEPFQILRKDNLNKQLTVQQLVYDDDYPPREILEYGWPERWSPMQQVKPVETRFEDLKQSTWELDRETRAYQFKGIAGKAEKLEWLRYRHIVPRQSEWALLQENPELFTQTMLSSPPQSRLISDYTAYNNYSGGSSSGAFTYDAAFWVGDLTLSFDVEIQSEAGELLVELMRGDRHFRVRFDVKTGQAKLYFVEDFPNPEPVETELTTVETELKGKGGYSVMLANVDQRLCLWVNGSEVDLGTATQYQPPVSPAPREGDLAPAGITGVGIEFTVSHLMLQRDIYYRADEYYQNQEYSGDRRHLWELLWDPAAWSRQYEDHRQQVRFDKMSDEEFFVLGDNSARSADSRLWGNSRQAEHRHAVPRSALVGKAFMIYWPHGIPFMNDGRGYSPTAGPLKRFFYHQTRPGVYPDDPYAKLSIPFYPNFSRMKRIR from the coding sequence ATGGCCAAAAAAATTGAAAAAGCAAAACTGAAAAAAGTTTCGAATGAGCAGGTTGAGAAAAGCAATACAGAACCGGAGCAGGGCAAAAGTCGCCACAATGAGATGCGCGATACGATAGAATCGATCATTATTGCCCTTGTATTTGCTTTTGTGTTTCGCGCCTACTCAGCCGAAGCGTTCGTGATTCCTACAGGATCGATGGCTCCGACTCTGTATGGACGACATAAAGAACTGCACTGCGCCGAGTGTGGTGTGAAGTATGCTGTGGGAGCCAGCGATGAACTGGTCGAAAAATCCGAGTACTATCTTCCGGACAACAAAGTAACCGGTGCCTTCTGCCCGAACTGTCGTTACTACACGAACCTGCAGGATGCCATGCCCTTTACCGGGGACCGCATTATCGTCAATAAGTTTCCCTTTGATTACGGAGATCCCGGTCGCTGGGATGTGATCGTTTTCAAATATCCGGAAGCCTCGCAGACGAACTACATCAAACGACTTGTCGGACTGCCTGGTGAAGAACTTCAGATTTCCCGTGGGGACGTCTATGCCCGTAAAAATGAAAAAGAACCGTTCCAGATTCTCCGCAAAGACAATTTAAACAAACAACTGACAGTTCAGCAGCTCGTCTATGACGATGATTACCCGCCGCGCGAAATTCTGGAGTATGGCTGGCCTGAGCGCTGGTCTCCCATGCAACAGGTCAAACCGGTTGAGACGCGCTTTGAAGACCTCAAGCAGTCTACCTGGGAACTGGATCGTGAAACGCGGGCTTATCAGTTCAAAGGCATAGCGGGCAAAGCCGAAAAACTGGAATGGCTCCGCTATCGGCATATCGTACCCCGTCAGTCGGAATGGGCATTGCTGCAGGAAAACCCTGAACTGTTCACACAGACGATGCTCTCTTCTCCCCCCCAGTCCCGACTGATCAGCGATTACACAGCTTACAATAACTATTCGGGTGGGTCCTCTTCCGGAGCATTTACATACGACGCCGCATTCTGGGTCGGAGATCTGACACTCAGTTTTGATGTCGAGATCCAGTCAGAAGCAGGCGAGCTGCTGGTTGAACTCATGCGGGGAGATCGACATTTTCGGGTTCGCTTTGATGTCAAAACCGGTCAGGCCAAACTGTATTTTGTGGAGGATTTCCCCAACCCCGAGCCAGTCGAAACTGAGCTGACCACGGTTGAAACAGAGCTCAAAGGGAAGGGCGGCTATTCCGTCATGTTAGCGAATGTGGACCAGAGGCTCTGCCTGTGGGTGAATGGGTCTGAAGTGGATCTGGGGACAGCGACGCAATACCAGCCTCCGGTTTCACCAGCACCCCGCGAGGGTGATCTGGCACCAGCGGGTATAACGGGGGTTGGCATCGAATTTACTGTTTCGCATCTCATGCTGCAGCGTGACATTTATTATCGCGCGGATGAGTATTATCAGAATCAGGAGTACTCCGGCGATCGCAGGCACTTATGGGAACTGCTCTGGGATCCTGCTGCCTGGAGTCGACAGTATGAGGATCACCGCCAGCAGGTCCGGTTTGATAAAATGTCCGATGAGGAGTTCTTTGTGCTGGGTGATAACTCCGCCCGCAGTGCCGACAGTCGGCTCTGGGGGAATTCACGTCAGGCAGAGCACCGGCATGCTGTTCCCCGTTCTGCTCTGGTCGGGAAGGCTTTTATGATCTACTGGCCACATGGAATTCCGTTTATGAATGATGGGCGAGGCTACTCACCCACTGCTGGCCCACTCAAGCGGTTTTTCTACCATCAAACGCGTCCGGGAGTTTATCCTGATGATCCTTATGCCAAACTGTCGATCCCCTTTTATCCTAATTTTTCCAGGATGAAACGTATCCGGTAA
- the lepB gene encoding signal peptidase I — protein MPVLPFLYLSVTMQHTSRQLEIQAEELPQRSSLFRLVLESVATLAIAVILFRTFAAEGYMISTGSMAPSLLGYHKQVTCPRCHYSFTYGVAYDDSVSTNRIQDPAADGQGFQQAGQYATCPNCDTNSIDLAQVPRNEGDQLLVFKHAYYLKPPERWDVAVFQNPMKPTQAYVKRVVGLPGEAVQVKDGDLYINGEIQRKDLKTQRAVRLLVHDHRFEPSEDDFFQPRFFPVEADSEQAQKQPGSAAWQEQPAGFVYASDSNDNDADAWSWVRYQHWMRQGGHYQTEVPLEKWPEEIEKPEPVLAAIQYDELKQRLSCKGAMPAEDCHRLLNQTEDDAFRYAVALLYEKSHVAPVLDRYAYNSGVENQTAIPVHDFLFACDLQVKSPAGELVIELFDGQHHFRNIIDFKQRQINLFIDDRTQPIRTGPLRSDFRSQPVKLEMSVMDRQALFAINGELAYQPLLFSKNSEQREEIRIPLQFGARGGTFQLTNVKLFRDIHYTRGKALHGVDEPYQLDQSSYFMLGDNSPVSLDSRSWADGKVDQKYLLGKPFLVHLPSRQGEVKIGDQIGHIRIPDFTRIRYIH, from the coding sequence ATGCCGGTTCTACCGTTTCTCTATTTGTCTGTCACGATGCAACACACTTCCCGTCAACTCGAAATTCAAGCGGAAGAGTTGCCGCAGCGATCCAGCCTGTTTCGGCTGGTGCTGGAGTCCGTGGCTACACTGGCAATCGCCGTCATTCTCTTCCGGACTTTCGCTGCGGAAGGTTATATGATTTCGACAGGCTCGATGGCGCCTTCTCTCTTGGGTTACCATAAGCAGGTTACCTGTCCCCGCTGCCATTATTCGTTTACCTATGGCGTAGCCTATGATGATTCCGTCTCCACCAACCGGATACAGGACCCAGCCGCGGACGGACAGGGATTTCAACAGGCCGGGCAGTATGCAACTTGTCCCAACTGTGATACCAATTCCATCGATCTGGCTCAGGTGCCCCGTAACGAAGGTGACCAGTTGCTGGTGTTTAAACACGCTTACTACCTCAAGCCCCCCGAGCGGTGGGACGTGGCGGTATTTCAAAATCCGATGAAGCCAACCCAGGCGTATGTCAAACGGGTGGTGGGTTTACCGGGTGAAGCCGTGCAGGTCAAAGACGGGGATTTGTATATCAATGGGGAAATCCAACGCAAAGATTTAAAAACGCAACGTGCTGTTCGGCTGCTGGTTCACGATCATCGGTTTGAGCCCTCAGAAGACGACTTTTTTCAACCCCGCTTTTTTCCAGTAGAAGCAGATTCAGAGCAGGCACAAAAACAGCCGGGCTCAGCAGCCTGGCAGGAACAGCCCGCTGGTTTCGTGTATGCGTCAGACAGCAATGACAATGACGCAGACGCGTGGTCCTGGGTCAGGTACCAGCATTGGATGAGGCAGGGCGGACATTATCAGACAGAAGTTCCACTGGAAAAGTGGCCGGAAGAAATCGAAAAACCGGAACCGGTGCTGGCTGCCATTCAGTATGACGAATTGAAACAACGGCTGTCCTGCAAAGGAGCAATGCCGGCTGAAGACTGTCATCGACTGCTGAACCAGACAGAAGATGACGCGTTTCGATATGCCGTCGCTTTACTGTATGAAAAATCGCATGTGGCCCCCGTGCTGGATCGATATGCCTATAACTCCGGAGTTGAAAATCAGACCGCGATTCCCGTACACGATTTTCTGTTTGCGTGTGACCTGCAGGTGAAGTCACCCGCGGGGGAACTGGTGATTGAATTGTTCGACGGTCAGCATCACTTTCGGAATATCATCGACTTCAAACAGAGGCAGATCAATCTGTTTATCGACGATCGAACACAGCCGATTCGTACCGGACCGTTGCGCAGCGACTTTCGCTCGCAGCCCGTCAAACTGGAAATGTCGGTGATGGATCGACAGGCTCTGTTTGCCATCAATGGAGAACTGGCCTACCAGCCTCTGCTCTTCAGTAAAAATTCAGAGCAGCGTGAGGAGATTCGGATTCCCCTGCAGTTTGGTGCCCGCGGCGGAACCTTTCAACTGACGAACGTGAAACTGTTTCGCGATATCCACTATACGCGTGGTAAAGCCCTGCATGGGGTTGATGAACCATACCAGCTGGATCAGAGCAGCTATTTCATGCTGGGCGATAACAGTCCGGTTTCGCTCGACAGCCGTAGCTGGGCAGACGGAAAAGTAGACCAGAAATACCTGCTGGGCAAGCCGTTTCTCGTGCATTTACCTTCGAGGCAGGGCGAGGTCAAAATAGGTGATCAGATAGGTCACATCCGCATTCCAGATTTCACCCGAATTCGCTATATTCACTAG
- a CDS encoding cytochrome c oxidase subunit 3 has translation MPADRSQRWRDRLALLFTSRDRLSQRDFGLAIFLFSTAVLFIGGLLAYVIVRSNLAQQHEPVNLVIPPALWLSTVLLILGSISIQRAVYYVRHEKQQQFRNCLNLTFLLGGAFFVIQTIGLTHLLQQHSDILLSLKDTKNAANYPSSYGALFTFVLVHALHFFVAFGFLGFVIYKAYLYLYDHEYNWGVHACAVVWHFLGVIWICMLLLFYAIG, from the coding sequence ATGCCAGCCGACCGGAGTCAGAGATGGAGAGATCGTCTCGCGCTGTTATTTACCTCACGGGATCGCTTAAGCCAGCGAGATTTTGGGCTGGCCATTTTTCTGTTTAGTACAGCCGTTTTATTTATCGGCGGACTGCTGGCTTATGTCATCGTCCGTTCGAATCTGGCGCAGCAACATGAACCGGTCAATCTCGTAATTCCCCCCGCGCTTTGGCTGAGTACGGTTCTGCTGATTCTGGGAAGCATTTCCATTCAACGTGCTGTCTATTATGTCAGGCATGAAAAACAGCAGCAGTTTCGTAACTGCCTGAACCTGACCTTTCTGCTGGGAGGCGCTTTTTTTGTCATTCAGACGATTGGACTGACTCACCTCTTACAACAGCATTCGGATATTTTGCTGAGCCTCAAAGATACGAAAAATGCCGCGAATTATCCCAGCAGTTATGGTGCGTTGTTTACATTTGTATTAGTACATGCACTCCACTTTTTCGTCGCCTTCGGATTTCTGGGGTTCGTAATTTATAAAGCCTATCTCTATCTGTATGATCATGAATATAACTGGGGCGTCCATGCCTGTGCCGTCGTCTGGCATTTCCTGGGTGTGATCTGGATCTGCATGCTGCTGCTGTTCTATGCGATAGGATAA